Proteins co-encoded in one Ziziphus jujuba cultivar Dongzao chromosome 9, ASM3175591v1 genomic window:
- the LOC107425823 gene encoding myosin-binding protein 1 isoform X3 has protein sequence MCEDCLFSFTTKNKANAEMHRVLEAKLEADIGGSGFQSSFLNMDSLPGFIVTKRCSCCNKPWNTRQSANKLLQLKSSESKAPKPNIPLPQLPGHSRLQRRDNLKKIRNKFRGSVTTRRLGKSGFDPMSYVGYRELKINSDSETEIPWSDDDIGRCNNQEGSEPVEDFIDQCTSDNIAKEPSSNFNTVKPTNCSYILRPFLSDPTVQHDISKAYDVKSLASHVSHHDYDGKLDWQQVNQKPNTTAFPEIISLDEISPPSELDELYSQDNKPSFVVAPSSEKYVSRVSDLEHASIDKHKEVLKSTSISAGPSTKIDWVVNDTTVINAKNSDIFDVCENESSCVIEPIMKEPHAVDKKSKPLSLRNSLGQECSFSSKNTSPGRDAQDDEVQITDASNSNEIQMLRKSVSVESGLESLDRSNVTEIEGENIVDRLQRQVEHDKRRMAVLFKELEAERNASEIATNQAMAMITRLQEEKAALHMEALQYLRMMEEQAEYDVEALEKANDLLAEKEKEIQDMEAELEFYRLNFPDEIKSENFHGGYDMKSKNDAETPTVVCRDNISIPCNSITTDIKACGKTFAAKTPCLEFEDERLYISQHLQCLEKKLCQIFRNGTFSNMANGDHSKKLADDGHKGIGSRQKEEILLNNHIEEYLHDCNGSTTSPEDGSASDDDDCYCLSSNGNNHFDSHSQTNCVHQSRIDLVALGNEISDLNDRLEALETDNDFLEHMLNSIQHGNEGLQFVQEVAHQLQELRKTWIGLRSQSVP, from the exons ATGTGTGAAGATTGCCTATTTTCATTCACCACAAAGAACAAAGCCAACGCAGAAATGCACAGGGTTTTGGAGGCTAAGTTGGAAGCGGATATTGGTGGTTCTGGTTTCCAAAGCTCATTTCTAAACATGGACTCCCTTCCTGGTTTCATAGTCACAAAACGGTGTTCTTGTTGTAATAAACCTTGGAACACAAGACAAAGTGCCAACAAATTGCTCCAACTAAAATCATCTGAGAGTAAGGCTCCTAAACCTAATATTCCCTTGCCACAATTACCAGGTCATAGTCGTTTACAACGTCGGGATAACTTGAAGAAGATAAGGAATAAATTTCGTGGCTCAGTAACCACTCGTAGACTTGGAAAAAGTGGTTTTGATCCAATGTCTTATGTTGGATACAGAGAGTTGAAGATCAATTCTGATTCTGAAACTGAGATTCCATGGTCTGATGACGACATTGGTAGATGCAATAATCAGGAAGGTAGTGAGCCTGTGGAAGATTTTATAGATCAGTGCACGTCAGATAATATAGCCAAAGAACCCTCCAGTAATTTCAATACAGTAAAACCTACAAATTGTTCATATATTCTCAGGCCTTTCCTTTCTGATCCAACTGTGCAGCATGATATTAGCAAGGCTTATGATGTGAAATCATTGGCTTCTCATGTTTCTCATCATGATTATGATGGTAAACTTGATTGGCAACAAGTCAATCAGAAACCCAACACTACTGCATTTCCtgaaattatttctctggatgaGATCTCCCCACCCTCTGAACTGGATGAGCTTTATTCTCAAGATAACAAACCCTCTTTTGTTGTAGCGCCATCTTCAGAGAAGT ATGTTAGCAGAGTAAGTGATCTTGAACATGCATCTATTGACAAGCACAAGGAAGTCTTGAAATCCACGAGTATATCAGCGGGACCTTCTACTAAAATTGATTGGGTTGTCAACGATACCACTGTTATAAATGCAAAAAATAGTGACATATTTGATGTCTGCGAAAACGAATCATCTTGTGTTATTGAACCTATCATGAAAGAACCTCATGCAGTTGACAAGAAATCAAAACCTTTGTCACTTCGAAACTCCTTAGGACAAGAGTGTAgtttttcatcaaaaaatacAAGTCCAGGAAGAGATGCCCAGGATGATGAAGTTCAGATAACAGATGCTTCCAACTCTAATGAAATTCAGATGCTTCGGAAGTCAGTGTCAGTGGAATCTGGTCTTGAATCTCTAGACAGAAGCAATGTCACTGAAATTGAAGGTGAAAATATAGTCGATCGGTTACAACGACAGGTTGAGCATGACAAAAGACGCATGGCTGTTTTGTTTAAGGAACTAGAGGCAGAAAGGAATGCTTCCGAAATTGCCACAAATCAGGCAATGGCCATGATTACAAGGTTGCAAGAAGAAAAAGCAGCACTGCATATGGAGGCTCTTCAATATTTACGTATGATGGAAGAGCAAGCAGAGTATGATGTTGAGGCACTGGAGAAAGCTAATGACCTCCTGGCTGAGAAGGAGAAAGAGATACAAGATATGGAAGCAGAGCTAGAATTTTATAGGTTGAATTTCCCAGATGAAATAAAATCGGAAAATTTTCATGGTGGTTATGATATGAAGAGCAAGAATGATGCAGAGACTCCTACTGTGGTCTGCAGAGATAATATCAGCATTCCTTGTAACTCAATAACTACTGATATAAAAGCTTGTGGCAAAACTTTTGCAGCTAAGACTCCATGTTTAGAGTTCGAAGATGAAAGGTTGTATATCTCACAACATTTGcagtgcttggagaagaagcTCTGTCAAATTTTTCGCAATGGCACTTTCTCCAACATGGCTAATGGTGATCATTCTAAGAAACTTGCAGATGATGGACATAAGGGAATAGGGTCTCGTCAAAAGGAGGAGATTCTGTTAAATAATCATATTGAAGAATATTTACATGATTGTAACGGAAGCACTACCTCTCCAGAAGATGGAAGTGCTTCAGATGATGATGATTGTTATTGTTTATCAAGCAACGGAAATAATCATTTTGATTCCCATAGCCAAACAAATTGTGTGCATCAAAGCAGAATTGATTTAGTTGCTCTTGGAAATGAAATCTCTGACCTTAATGACAGGTTAGAAGCACTTGAGACTGATAATGATTTTCTTGAACATATGCTTAACTCTATCCAGCATGGAAATGAGGGACTACAATTTGTTCAAGAAGTAGCTCATCAACTGCAAGAATTGCGAAAAACTTGGATAGGATTAAGAAGTCAATCTGTTCCTTAA
- the LOC125424037 gene encoding cytochrome P450 94A2: MNIPPQLLVSSFLFILPLLFLFIFTKKKNKSSPNSTKQQLPKSYPLVGHYFSISPNQHRRNQYTTEVLQNSPAATFVFRHLFGARRITTANPAVVQHILKTNFSIYQKGDSFRIPLSDFLGDGIFNADGDNWKFQRQVASHEFNTKSLRKFIETVVETELSDRLLPILSEAASDNSVLDFQDILQRFAFDNICKIAFGFDPAYLSPSLPDAKFALAFDDAVSISSQRNISSVPWVWKIKKIFGIGSEKQLAQSISEVRDFATHIVREKKKELAEKSSVDSVDLLSRFLSSGHSDEKFVTDIVISFILAGKDTTSAALTWFFWLVAVNPHVEKQILKEINDQSETSVYSEVKEMVYTQAALCESMRLYPPVPADAKEAAVDDVLPDGTVVKKGDKVVYHPYAMGRMENVWGKDWAEYRPERWLEWNEESKKWSLVMRDSYTYPVFQAGPRICLGKEMAFLQMKRVVAGVLRRFRVVPAMAEGTEPVFISHLTSKMKGGFPVRFVERGGTE; the protein is encoded by the coding sequence ATGAATATTCCTCCTCAACTTTTAGTATCCTCATTCCTTTTCATTCTTCCACTGCtcttcctcttcatcttcaccaagaagaagaacaagtcATCTCCCAATTCAACCAAACAACAGCTCCCAAAGTCATATCCATTAGTCGGACATTACTTCTCCATCTCACCCAACCAGCACCGCCGCAACCAATACACCACCGAGGTTCTCCAGAACTCCCCGGCCGCCACCTTCGTCTTCCGCCATTTATTCGGCGCCCGCCGGATCACAACAGCCAACCCCGCCGTGGTCCAGCACATTCTCAAGACCAACTTCTCCATCTACCAAAAGGGCGATTCCTTTAGGATTCCCCTCTCCGACTTCCTGGGCGACGGTATTTTCAACGCTGACGGCGACAACTGGAAGTTTCAGAGACAGGTCGCCAGCCACGAATTCAACACGAAATCGCTCCGGAAATTCATCGAGACGGTTGTGGAAACGGAGCTCTCCGATCGTCTGCTTCCGATTCTCTCGGAAGCCGCGTCTGATAATTCCGTCCTCGATTTCCAAGACATACTCCAGCGGTTCGCTTTCGACAACATATGCAAGATCGCTTTCGGATTCGACCCCGCTTACTTATCTCCATCGCTTCCCGATGCGAAATTCGCTCTGGCTTTCGACGATGCCGTTTCGATTAGCAGCCAAAGGAATATTTCCTCCGTCCCGTGGGTTTGGAAAATCAAGAAGATTTTCGGCATCGGATCCGAAAAGCAGCTTGCTCAATCGATTTCGGAAGTCAGAGACTTCGCCACCCACATTGTccgagaaaagaaaaaggaactcGCCGAGAAAAGCTCTGTCGATTCCGTCGATCTGCTGTCTCGGTTCTTGAGCTCTGGCCATTCCGACGAGAAATTCGTCACGGACATAGTCATCAGCTTCATACTGGCAGGGAAGGACACAACCTCGGCGGCTCTCACGTGGTTTTTCTGGCTCGTGGCTGTCAATCCACATGTAGAGAAGCAAATTCTGAAAGAAATCAACGACCAATCAGAGACGTCAGTTTACAGCGAAGTGAAAGAAATGGTATACACTCAGGCCGCATTGTGCGAGAGCATGCGGCTCTATCCTCCGGTTCCTGCGGATGCTAAAGAGGCGGCGGTGGATGACGTATTGCCAGACGGAACGGTGGTGAAGAAGGGGGACAAGGTCGTGTACCATCCGTACGCAATGGGGAGGATGGAGAATGTATGGGGAAAAGATTGGGCGGAGTACAGACCCGAACGGTGGCTGGAATGGAACGAGGAGAGTAAGAAGTGGAGCTTAGTGATGAGGGACTCCTACACTTACCCTGTGTTCCAGGCAGGGCCAAGGATATGTTTGGGGAAAGAAATGGCATTCTTGCAGATGAAAAGGGTGGTAGCTGGGGTTCTGCGCCGGTTCCGGGTGGTGCCGGCGATGGCGGAAGGGACTGAGCCAGTGTTCATTTCTCACTTGACTTCCAAAATGAAAGGTGGGTTTCCGGTCAGGTTTGTGGAAAGGGGTGGAACAGAGTAA
- the LOC107425823 gene encoding probable myosin-binding protein 4 isoform X1: MEANGNSSIEVYRNLQGFIAILTSAACEWVLIFLLLIDAVLSYLLKKFADYCNLQRPCILCSRLDHVIGNENNTELYQNLLCSKHISDLSSLISCRNHGKLADGRGMCEDCLFSFTTKNKANAEMHRVLEAKLEADIGGSGFQSSFLNMDSLPGFIVTKRCSCCNKPWNTRQSANKLLQLKSSESKAPKPNIPLPQLPGHSRLQRRDNLKKIRNKFRGSVTTRRLGKSGFDPMSYVGYRELKINSDSETEIPWSDDDIGRCNNQEGSEPVEDFIDQCTSDNIAKEPSSNFNTVKPTNCSYILRPFLSDPTVQHDISKAYDVKSLASHVSHHDYDGKLDWQQVNQKPNTTAFPEIISLDEISPPSELDELYSQDNKPSFVVAPSSEKYVSRVSDLEHASIDKHKEVLKSTSISAGPSTKIDWVVNDTTVINAKNSDIFDVCENESSCVIEPIMKEPHAVDKKSKPLSLRNSLGQECSFSSKNTSPGRDAQDDEVQITDASNSNEIQMLRKSVSVESGLESLDRSNVTEIEGENIVDRLQRQVEHDKRRMAVLFKELEAERNASEIATNQAMAMITRLQEEKAALHMEALQYLRMMEEQAEYDVEALEKANDLLAEKEKEIQDMEAELEFYRLNFPDEIKSENFHGGYDMKSKNDAETPTVVCRDNISIPCNSITTDIKACGKTFAAKTPCLEFEDERLYISQHLQCLEKKLCQIFRNGTFSNMANGDHSKKLADDGHKGIGSRQKEEILLNNHIEEYLHDCNGSTTSPEDGSASDDDDCYCLSSNGNNHFDSHSQTNCVHQSRIDLVALGNEISDLNDRLEALETDNDFLEHMLNSIQHGNEGLQFVQEVAHQLQELRKTWIGLRSQSVP, from the exons ATGGAAGCAAATGGGAATTCATCTATAGAAGTATACAGGAATTTACAGGGGTTTATAGCCATTTTAACATCTGCAGCATGTGAATGGGTTTTGATATTTCTGCTGCTTATTGATGCTGTGTTATCATACCTGTTGAAAAAATTTGCAGATTATTGCAATTTGCAGAGACCCTGTATTTTGTGCTCCAGGCTTGATCATGTTATCGGCAATGAAAATAACACTGAGCTTTATCAGAATCTGCTTTGCAGCAAGCACATATCAGATCTCTCATCTTTGATTTCTTGTCGTAACCATGGGAAGCTTGCTGATGGCCGTGGAATGTGTGAAGATTGCCTATTTTCATTCACCACAAAGAACAAAGCCAACGCAGAAATGCACAGGGTTTTGGAGGCTAAGTTGGAAGCGGATATTGGTGGTTCTGGTTTCCAAAGCTCATTTCTAAACATGGACTCCCTTCCTGGTTTCATAGTCACAAAACGGTGTTCTTGTTGTAATAAACCTTGGAACACAAGACAAAGTGCCAACAAATTGCTCCAACTAAAATCATCTGAGAGTAAGGCTCCTAAACCTAATATTCCCTTGCCACAATTACCAGGTCATAGTCGTTTACAACGTCGGGATAACTTGAAGAAGATAAGGAATAAATTTCGTGGCTCAGTAACCACTCGTAGACTTGGAAAAAGTGGTTTTGATCCAATGTCTTATGTTGGATACAGAGAGTTGAAGATCAATTCTGATTCTGAAACTGAGATTCCATGGTCTGATGACGACATTGGTAGATGCAATAATCAGGAAGGTAGTGAGCCTGTGGAAGATTTTATAGATCAGTGCACGTCAGATAATATAGCCAAAGAACCCTCCAGTAATTTCAATACAGTAAAACCTACAAATTGTTCATATATTCTCAGGCCTTTCCTTTCTGATCCAACTGTGCAGCATGATATTAGCAAGGCTTATGATGTGAAATCATTGGCTTCTCATGTTTCTCATCATGATTATGATGGTAAACTTGATTGGCAACAAGTCAATCAGAAACCCAACACTACTGCATTTCCtgaaattatttctctggatgaGATCTCCCCACCCTCTGAACTGGATGAGCTTTATTCTCAAGATAACAAACCCTCTTTTGTTGTAGCGCCATCTTCAGAGAAGT ATGTTAGCAGAGTAAGTGATCTTGAACATGCATCTATTGACAAGCACAAGGAAGTCTTGAAATCCACGAGTATATCAGCGGGACCTTCTACTAAAATTGATTGGGTTGTCAACGATACCACTGTTATAAATGCAAAAAATAGTGACATATTTGATGTCTGCGAAAACGAATCATCTTGTGTTATTGAACCTATCATGAAAGAACCTCATGCAGTTGACAAGAAATCAAAACCTTTGTCACTTCGAAACTCCTTAGGACAAGAGTGTAgtttttcatcaaaaaatacAAGTCCAGGAAGAGATGCCCAGGATGATGAAGTTCAGATAACAGATGCTTCCAACTCTAATGAAATTCAGATGCTTCGGAAGTCAGTGTCAGTGGAATCTGGTCTTGAATCTCTAGACAGAAGCAATGTCACTGAAATTGAAGGTGAAAATATAGTCGATCGGTTACAACGACAGGTTGAGCATGACAAAAGACGCATGGCTGTTTTGTTTAAGGAACTAGAGGCAGAAAGGAATGCTTCCGAAATTGCCACAAATCAGGCAATGGCCATGATTACAAGGTTGCAAGAAGAAAAAGCAGCACTGCATATGGAGGCTCTTCAATATTTACGTATGATGGAAGAGCAAGCAGAGTATGATGTTGAGGCACTGGAGAAAGCTAATGACCTCCTGGCTGAGAAGGAGAAAGAGATACAAGATATGGAAGCAGAGCTAGAATTTTATAGGTTGAATTTCCCAGATGAAATAAAATCGGAAAATTTTCATGGTGGTTATGATATGAAGAGCAAGAATGATGCAGAGACTCCTACTGTGGTCTGCAGAGATAATATCAGCATTCCTTGTAACTCAATAACTACTGATATAAAAGCTTGTGGCAAAACTTTTGCAGCTAAGACTCCATGTTTAGAGTTCGAAGATGAAAGGTTGTATATCTCACAACATTTGcagtgcttggagaagaagcTCTGTCAAATTTTTCGCAATGGCACTTTCTCCAACATGGCTAATGGTGATCATTCTAAGAAACTTGCAGATGATGGACATAAGGGAATAGGGTCTCGTCAAAAGGAGGAGATTCTGTTAAATAATCATATTGAAGAATATTTACATGATTGTAACGGAAGCACTACCTCTCCAGAAGATGGAAGTGCTTCAGATGATGATGATTGTTATTGTTTATCAAGCAACGGAAATAATCATTTTGATTCCCATAGCCAAACAAATTGTGTGCATCAAAGCAGAATTGATTTAGTTGCTCTTGGAAATGAAATCTCTGACCTTAATGACAGGTTAGAAGCACTTGAGACTGATAATGATTTTCTTGAACATATGCTTAACTCTATCCAGCATGGAAATGAGGGACTACAATTTGTTCAAGAAGTAGCTCATCAACTGCAAGAATTGCGAAAAACTTGGATAGGATTAAGAAGTCAATCTGTTCCTTAA
- the LOC107425823 gene encoding probable myosin-binding protein 4 isoform X2, giving the protein MFSGDGSKWEFIYRNYCNLQRPCILCSRLDHVIGNENNTELYQNLLCSKHISDLSSLISCRNHGKLADGRGMCEDCLFSFTTKNKANAEMHRVLEAKLEADIGGSGFQSSFLNMDSLPGFIVTKRCSCCNKPWNTRQSANKLLQLKSSESKAPKPNIPLPQLPGHSRLQRRDNLKKIRNKFRGSVTTRRLGKSGFDPMSYVGYRELKINSDSETEIPWSDDDIGRCNNQEGSEPVEDFIDQCTSDNIAKEPSSNFNTVKPTNCSYILRPFLSDPTVQHDISKAYDVKSLASHVSHHDYDGKLDWQQVNQKPNTTAFPEIISLDEISPPSELDELYSQDNKPSFVVAPSSEKYVSRVSDLEHASIDKHKEVLKSTSISAGPSTKIDWVVNDTTVINAKNSDIFDVCENESSCVIEPIMKEPHAVDKKSKPLSLRNSLGQECSFSSKNTSPGRDAQDDEVQITDASNSNEIQMLRKSVSVESGLESLDRSNVTEIEGENIVDRLQRQVEHDKRRMAVLFKELEAERNASEIATNQAMAMITRLQEEKAALHMEALQYLRMMEEQAEYDVEALEKANDLLAEKEKEIQDMEAELEFYRLNFPDEIKSENFHGGYDMKSKNDAETPTVVCRDNISIPCNSITTDIKACGKTFAAKTPCLEFEDERLYISQHLQCLEKKLCQIFRNGTFSNMANGDHSKKLADDGHKGIGSRQKEEILLNNHIEEYLHDCNGSTTSPEDGSASDDDDCYCLSSNGNNHFDSHSQTNCVHQSRIDLVALGNEISDLNDRLEALETDNDFLEHMLNSIQHGNEGLQFVQEVAHQLQELRKTWIGLRSQSVP; this is encoded by the exons ATGTTTTCTGGAGATGGAAGCAAATGGGAATTCATCTATAGAA ATTATTGCAATTTGCAGAGACCCTGTATTTTGTGCTCCAGGCTTGATCATGTTATCGGCAATGAAAATAACACTGAGCTTTATCAGAATCTGCTTTGCAGCAAGCACATATCAGATCTCTCATCTTTGATTTCTTGTCGTAACCATGGGAAGCTTGCTGATGGCCGTGGAATGTGTGAAGATTGCCTATTTTCATTCACCACAAAGAACAAAGCCAACGCAGAAATGCACAGGGTTTTGGAGGCTAAGTTGGAAGCGGATATTGGTGGTTCTGGTTTCCAAAGCTCATTTCTAAACATGGACTCCCTTCCTGGTTTCATAGTCACAAAACGGTGTTCTTGTTGTAATAAACCTTGGAACACAAGACAAAGTGCCAACAAATTGCTCCAACTAAAATCATCTGAGAGTAAGGCTCCTAAACCTAATATTCCCTTGCCACAATTACCAGGTCATAGTCGTTTACAACGTCGGGATAACTTGAAGAAGATAAGGAATAAATTTCGTGGCTCAGTAACCACTCGTAGACTTGGAAAAAGTGGTTTTGATCCAATGTCTTATGTTGGATACAGAGAGTTGAAGATCAATTCTGATTCTGAAACTGAGATTCCATGGTCTGATGACGACATTGGTAGATGCAATAATCAGGAAGGTAGTGAGCCTGTGGAAGATTTTATAGATCAGTGCACGTCAGATAATATAGCCAAAGAACCCTCCAGTAATTTCAATACAGTAAAACCTACAAATTGTTCATATATTCTCAGGCCTTTCCTTTCTGATCCAACTGTGCAGCATGATATTAGCAAGGCTTATGATGTGAAATCATTGGCTTCTCATGTTTCTCATCATGATTATGATGGTAAACTTGATTGGCAACAAGTCAATCAGAAACCCAACACTACTGCATTTCCtgaaattatttctctggatgaGATCTCCCCACCCTCTGAACTGGATGAGCTTTATTCTCAAGATAACAAACCCTCTTTTGTTGTAGCGCCATCTTCAGAGAAGT ATGTTAGCAGAGTAAGTGATCTTGAACATGCATCTATTGACAAGCACAAGGAAGTCTTGAAATCCACGAGTATATCAGCGGGACCTTCTACTAAAATTGATTGGGTTGTCAACGATACCACTGTTATAAATGCAAAAAATAGTGACATATTTGATGTCTGCGAAAACGAATCATCTTGTGTTATTGAACCTATCATGAAAGAACCTCATGCAGTTGACAAGAAATCAAAACCTTTGTCACTTCGAAACTCCTTAGGACAAGAGTGTAgtttttcatcaaaaaatacAAGTCCAGGAAGAGATGCCCAGGATGATGAAGTTCAGATAACAGATGCTTCCAACTCTAATGAAATTCAGATGCTTCGGAAGTCAGTGTCAGTGGAATCTGGTCTTGAATCTCTAGACAGAAGCAATGTCACTGAAATTGAAGGTGAAAATATAGTCGATCGGTTACAACGACAGGTTGAGCATGACAAAAGACGCATGGCTGTTTTGTTTAAGGAACTAGAGGCAGAAAGGAATGCTTCCGAAATTGCCACAAATCAGGCAATGGCCATGATTACAAGGTTGCAAGAAGAAAAAGCAGCACTGCATATGGAGGCTCTTCAATATTTACGTATGATGGAAGAGCAAGCAGAGTATGATGTTGAGGCACTGGAGAAAGCTAATGACCTCCTGGCTGAGAAGGAGAAAGAGATACAAGATATGGAAGCAGAGCTAGAATTTTATAGGTTGAATTTCCCAGATGAAATAAAATCGGAAAATTTTCATGGTGGTTATGATATGAAGAGCAAGAATGATGCAGAGACTCCTACTGTGGTCTGCAGAGATAATATCAGCATTCCTTGTAACTCAATAACTACTGATATAAAAGCTTGTGGCAAAACTTTTGCAGCTAAGACTCCATGTTTAGAGTTCGAAGATGAAAGGTTGTATATCTCACAACATTTGcagtgcttggagaagaagcTCTGTCAAATTTTTCGCAATGGCACTTTCTCCAACATGGCTAATGGTGATCATTCTAAGAAACTTGCAGATGATGGACATAAGGGAATAGGGTCTCGTCAAAAGGAGGAGATTCTGTTAAATAATCATATTGAAGAATATTTACATGATTGTAACGGAAGCACTACCTCTCCAGAAGATGGAAGTGCTTCAGATGATGATGATTGTTATTGTTTATCAAGCAACGGAAATAATCATTTTGATTCCCATAGCCAAACAAATTGTGTGCATCAAAGCAGAATTGATTTAGTTGCTCTTGGAAATGAAATCTCTGACCTTAATGACAGGTTAGAAGCACTTGAGACTGATAATGATTTTCTTGAACATATGCTTAACTCTATCCAGCATGGAAATGAGGGACTACAATTTGTTCAAGAAGTAGCTCATCAACTGCAAGAATTGCGAAAAACTTGGATAGGATTAAGAAGTCAATCTGTTCCTTAA
- the LOC107425897 gene encoding iron-sulfur protein required for NADH dehydrogenase, mitochondrial, with translation MKGLLRSFTRLGGVRGYDGTRTKELKIAGIKHAIAVASAKGGVGKTTTAVNLAAALASKCRLKVGLLDADVYGPNVPIMMKLDRKPEVTGDKKMVPIESYGVKCMSIGLLVDKDAPLVWRGPMVSSALEKMTRGVEWGTLDILVVDMPPGTGDTQITVSQRLQLSGAVIVSTPQDVALMDARRGINMFSKVEVPILGVIENMSWFKCPHCGEPAFIFGKEGTRKTADEMNLEFLGEIPIEPAIREGSDEGVPIVISTPDSVVSKAYIDVAQKVVKKLEELSKEEQTGPEIHL, from the exons ATGAAGGGGCTGTTGAGGTCATTCACT AGGCTCGGAGGTGTCAGGGGATATGATGGGACGAGAACCAAAGAGCTTAAGATTGCCGGAATTAAGCATGCTATTGCTGTTGCTTCTGCTAAAGGTGGTGTCGGCAAAACCACCACCGCTG TTAATTTGGCTGCTGCACTTGCTAGCAAGTGCCGACTGAAGGTTGGCTTGCTTGATGCTGATGTATATGGGCCAAATGTTCCTATCATGATGAAGCTTGATAGAAAGCCAGAAGTGACTGGAg ATAAGAAAATGGTTCCAATTGAGAGCTACGGAGTCAAGTGTATGTCGATAGGACTTCTAGTGGATAAGGATGCACCACTTGTCTGGAGAGGTCCTATG GTGTCGAGTGCACTTGAGAAAATGACAAGGGGAGTTGAGTGGGGAACTCTTGATATTCTTGTTGTGGATATGCCCCCCGGCACTGGTGATACTCAGATAACTGTTTCACAGAGGCTGCAATTATCAG GTGCAGTGATTGTTTCAACGCCTCAAGATGTTGCTTTAATGGATGCTCGTAGAGGAATTAATATGTTCTCTAAAGTTGAAGTTCCT ATATTGGGAGTAATAGAGAACATGAGCTGGTTCAAGTGTCCACATTGTGGTGAGCCTGCATTCATTTTTGGGAAAGAAGGAACCCGTAAAACAGCTGATGAGATGAATTTAGAGTTTCTTGGTGAG ATACCAATAGAGCCAGCAATTAGAGAAGGTAGCGATGAAGGTGTTCCTATAGTAATATCAACACCTGATTCTGTAGTCTCTAAAGCGTACATTGATGTGGCACAAAAAGTTGTCAAAAAGCTTGAGGAACTGTCTAAAGAAGAGCAAACTGGACCAGAAATTCATCTGTAA